From the Nitrospirota bacterium genome, the window TCTTCAGTATGGGTCTTCTCCCTGCAGAGCTTATGACACGCATGTCTTTATTTACTCCGTGCTCCCAAAGAGCTAAAAGTGTCTCGCCGCTCTTATGCCCCGCAGCTTCTTTCCCTGCGACAATGAGAAAACTGATTGCAGGGTTAGTAACCACATTCTTGACAATCTTATCAATTCCTATATTTTCTGTCTCGGTTTTTCCGGTAATGCACAGCCCTGCAGGTTTCAGCCTTGCCAGGTCCTCCGACAGCTTGTCGCTTGAAAGTGTAGAAACAGCTACAGGCGCTGACTTTTTCAGCACAGTATACTCTCCTGCTACAGGCGGCCAGATGCTTTTATTTACCTCAAACTCACAGGTTGAGAGGGTTGACGAAGTAATAAAAGGATATTTTGCAGTCAGAAGACTCATGGCCTCAGGCGGAATGCAGAACTTGCACTTAAAACATGAATACGCCATGGGCTCCAGCCCGTTTTTCCATTCCTTGACGCTGTTAAGAAGCTCTTTTGCGTCTGCCTCCTTAATTTTAGGCAGGGCAGTCCTCAGGTTTTCAAGCGTTGTATGCATACAGCCGCACTTCCTGCATTTTGCAAGCCGCATGCCTCTCTGGAGTTCTGAAGATACGTCACTAAACGGGGATTTCACCCAAATAGTATGGCTTATAATGCAAAAAATTTCAACCATGATATCTCTTGTATTTTGGCTGTGTATTAGGCTATATTAATCCATGCTTGAGATAATGCGCAGTCATAAATTCTTCAGTGTTTTTCTGCTTTCTGTGATAACAGGCGTAATCATTGTCACCTTTGTATTTTGGGGGATAGGCACGCAAAACCAGCAGGTTAATAGTGTCCTCGCAGAGGTGGAAAAGGAAAAGATAACACAGGAAGAATACTGGAGGGTTTTTGACAATGCCGAAAGGTATTACAGGGAGCAGAATAAGACCGAAGAAGAAATGAAAAAGCTTAACCTGAAAGACAAGGTGCTGAACGACCTTATTGACAGCAAAGTGCTGATGATTGCCGCCAACAATATGAAAATAAAGGTCACTGAAGATGAGCTTCAGCAAGAAATAATGAACAACCCGTCTTTCCAGAAAAACGGCGTCTTTGACAAAAACGTATACCTAAGAACACTTGAACTGAATCGTACGACTCCGGCGGCATATGAAAGCTCTATGATGAAGGAACTGACGCTCAAAAAAATGCAGATGCTGATAGGAGAGACCGCAGAACTTTCGCAGGATGAGATAAAAGTCCTTGAGGCGCTTCAGGGTGAAAAGACCCAGTTAGCCAATGCCTTTTTGTCCATAAAACGCGAATTATTAACAAAGGCTTATGTTGAAGGGCTCAAGCGGCAGATGAATATAAAAATCAACAAAGATATGATTAATTAGCCGGGCGCTCTCCTGAAGTGAAGAATATTTTAAAAGTCTGCCGGAAATCCTCCCGTACAATCCTGAGCCTTATGTCAGGCACTTCGCATGACGGCGTAGATGCCGTGATTGCAAGAATCGTTGAGAGGAATAATCAATTAAAAGTCCGGCTTTTATTCCATTGCCCGCATCCATTCACCGGCGCCCTCAGGACAAAAATACTTACGGCTTTTTCAGGAACGACAAAAGACATCTGCACGCTTAACTTTGAACTCGGAGAGGTGTTTGCGGATGCGGCACTTAACTGCATCAAAAAAGCAGGATTATCACCCAAGGATATAGATGCAATTGCCTCTCACGGACAGACGGTATACCACATGCCTCCTGAGGGCAGGGCAGGCGGTTCAACCTTGCAGATAGGCGAGTCTTCTGTAATTGCCGAACGCACGAAAATCCCGGTTGTATCGGATTTCAGGACCAGGGATATGGCGGCAGGCGGGCACGGCGCGCCGCTGGTCCCGCTGGCTGACTATATACTCTTTCATGAAGAAGGGGCTGTAAAAGCTGTTCAGAATATCGGCGGCATAGCCAATTTAACCGTAGTCCCGGAAAAGATAAGCAAAGTCATGGCATTTGATACGGGTCCCGGCATGAGCCTCATTGATGAGGCAGTGAAATTGCTCACAAACGGCAGGATGCATTATGACATTAACGGCGCGCTTGCCAAAAAAGGCAAGGCTATAATCCCTCTCCTTGATGAACTGCTTTCACACCCTTATTTTAAGAAACATTCCCCGAAATCAACAGGCAGGGAGACCTTCGGGAAAACTATGGTTAAAGAAATAATAACCAACTACGGCAATGCGTCAGTTGAAGATATACTTTCAACTCTTACAATGTTTACCGCATTATCCATACAAAGGGCATACCGTGATTTTGTATTGCCTGAATTCAAAGTTACTGAAATCATCCTCTGCGGCGGGGGGTGTAAAAACAAATTTCTCCTGATGCTCCTGAAAGACCTGCTGGCTCCGGTTATGCTTATGCCTGTTGAAAAATACGGCATACCGTATAAAGCAAAAGAGGCGCTGAGTTTTGCAATCCTTGCAAATGAGACATTGTCCGGCAGGGCAGGAAATATTCAGGGAGCCACAGGCGCAAAGCATCCGGTAATTCTTGGAAAGATTACGCCGTAAGAGATTAAAAGCTTGCCCGCCGACAGGCAGGTTTGAACCTCTGACCTTCAGGTTAAGGGGCAATTACTGCTTTTTCAAGCACAAAGTCTAAAACCTTCTCTGCGCCGAGTCTGCTTTTCATCCCGTCTAATGAGCCGTCTTTTGCAAAAAATAATTTCTTTACCTCTTCAGGCTGGATTTTGTATATGACAGCCAGTTCATTTATGTACCGGTTCTGGTCCTCTTCCATGACCTCTATTTTTTCTTTATTGCCTATGGCTTCAAGGATAAGCACGCCCTTCACATTGTCCCTTGCCGTTTGTTTGAACGCCTGCCTTAATTCATCATCTCCTTTCGGGGTCTCGCCTTTCTGCCCGGCATTTTGCTTTGCATTCTGCACAAGCGCTTCCAGTTCATTCTCAACCATAGAGGAAGGCGCCTCAAAGTCATTGGAGCTTATAAGGGCATTCAGCAGTTCTTTCTTATATATCATGTCAGCCTGATTTTTCTTTTTCTTAAATAAATCATCATGCACTTTTTTCTTCAGTTCATCCATATCCCCGCAGCCGAAACTTTTTATAAACTCGTCATCCATCTCCGGCACAAACTTTTTCTTGACCTCTGTTATGACGGCTTTTAAAAGGACTTCTTTGCCTGCAATGGTTTTATTCGGATGGGAGGCGTTAAAATGAACCTTTAGATCCACAGCGTCGCCTTTTTTCTTTCCGGACAGGGCGTCATTAAGTTTTTTGTTTATTTCCTCGTCTTCATCCTTAACAACATGTGCGGTGTGAACAACAAAAGGATAATCCTTTACTGATAATTCATTGACGCTTACGCCGTCAATAAAGGCATCGCAGTCAATTATTGCCATATCTCCATCGCTTATTGCATCTTCCGAGACCTTAAACAATGCCCTGTCTTCCTGCACGGCATTAATAGCTGCATCAACCTCTGTTTCCTCCACGGAAAATACCGCCTCTTTTAATTTAATGCCCTCGTAGGAAAGATTTTTCATCTCAGGCTTTACCTCTACAGTGATTGTGAATGAAAGGGGGCGGCTTCTTACAATCTCAATTTTTTCGTCAATACTCGGGTAGGCAACAGGAGACACCCCGGCCTCTTTAATGGCGTTTGAATAAAACTCAGGGACGACTTTTTCCATTACCTGCGCCTCAATATCCTTTGCGAATTTTTTTTCAAGGATTGCCTGAGGCGCCTTGCCTGCCCTGAATCCAGGAATTTTTACAGACGCCCTGAGTTTATCATAAGCGCGGACAAACTCCTGCTCAATGACCTCCTGAGGGATGCTGATCCTGAGTTTTTTTGTAGTAGGCGTTATTTCTTTGACTTCCTGAAGCATATGAACCCTTCCTTAGCCTGAGAATAATTAAATATGTTAGAATTATCAAAGATATTTTGTCAATGCGAAGGTAACATCCCATGCAGATTATAAAAACCATAAAAGACATGCAGGCATTAAGCAGGAACTTTATTGCCGGAGGTAAAACCATAGGTTTTGTCCCGACAATGGGCGCACTGCATGAAGGACATCTAAGCCTTGTAAAATATTCTAAAAGGGAAAATGATGTAACAGCGGTCAGTATTTTCGTAAACCCGGTGCAATTCGGACACGGAGAGGACTTTAACCGGTATCCAAGGGATATTGAAGGGGATTTAGGCAAATTGTCGACGTTTGACGTGGATGCTGTTTTTATCCCTGAGGCAGATGAGATATATCCTCAGGGTTTTTCAACGCTTATAAATGTGGGTCGTATCGGAGAAAAACTCTGCGGCGCCTCAAGACCGAGTCATTTTAACGGCGTGGCAACTGTAGTTTCAAAACTCTTTAATATTGTCATGCCTCACAAGGCGTATTTCGGACAAAAGGATTTTCAGCAGACGGTGGTTATAAAAAAGCTGGCAAAGGAACTGAATTTTGACATAGACATCGTGGTCTGCCCGACGATGAGGGAGGCTGACGGACTTGCCATGAGTTCAAGAAACAATTATCTGAATCCTGCGGAAAGAAAGGCGGCGCTTGTTTTGTACGATGCATTAAAGCGCGGTAAGAGTTTTATAGACAGCGGCGTTAAAGACGTATCATTTATCAGGGAAGCGCTGACAGACCTGATAAACTCCGAACCGCCGGCGACAATAGATTATGTAGAGATTGTGGAACCTGAGAGCCTTGAAAAAATTGAAACGGTAAAACTGCCTGCTGTCTTATGCCTCGCCGTTAAAATAGGCGCAACGAGGCTTATTGACAATATGGTGTTCACCCCCTAATTCTTGTCTGTCATCTCCTTTCTTCCCTCAAGCGCCTTTGCAATCGTGACTTCATCTGCAAATTCAATGTCCCCGCCTATTGGAAGCCCCTGCGCAATACGGGTTGTTTTTATGCCGAGCGGTTTTAAAACCTGAGATAAATATTGCGCAGTAGTTTCTCCCTTTGTGTTGGGATTTGTTGCAATGATAACTTCTGCGACTTCTCCACTTGTCTTTATCCTGTCAATCAGTTCAGTAATCTTTAATTTTTCCGGGGTGACGCCGTCTATGGGGGAAAGGGCGCCCAGAAGCACGTGATAAAGCCCTTTGTACGTCTTTGTCCGTTCAATAACAATCAGATTGCTCGGCTCCTCAACAACGCATATCCTGCTTTTATCGCGTGTTGAGTCACTGCAGATAGCGCATATCTCCTCTTCTGTAATATTAAAACAGAGGCTGCAGAACCGTGCTTTTTCCTTTATTTCAAGGAGTGCTCTGGCTATAGATTTGACCTCATCAGGCGGCATCCCCATTATAAAAAAAGATAAACGCTGCGCAGTCTTTCTCCCGATGCCCGGAAGTTTCGTGAACGCATTTATTAGATTCTCCACAATCCCGTTGCTCATTGACCAAAAAGACCGCCCATGCCCGGGATTTGCAGTCCGCCCGTAAGCTTGCTCATATCCTCTGCTACCATATTCTGTGCGCGCCTTAACGCTTCATTGACTGCCGCGGCAATCAGGTCCTGAAGCATCTCGATATCATCAGGGTTTACAACATTTTTTTCAATTTTAATGGATACTATTTCCATCGCACCGCTTGCAGTTACGGTAACCATGCCTCCGCCTGAGGAGGCCTCAACGGTCTTTTTCTTTGCCTCTTCCTGAATCTTTCCCATCTCCTGCTGCATTTTCTGCGCCTGTTTCATAATGTCGCCAAACATTTTCTTAGACATGCAAATCCTCCTGTTTTATATCAGTGAAAGTAATATCCATTTCTGTGTCATTTCCGCAGTTCTTAAGCGGGAATTCAGATGTCTTTGATAGTTCTCCGCTTACTATCCGGAGGACAACGTCTGGATTCCGTGTCAAGCACGGAATGACAAACCAACAACAAAAACTTACCCTTGGTGCTTTATGTTATTCACTGCCGTTAAGCGGTTTAATCTTTAACAGCTTTCCATTAAAAAGTTCCAGCGTATTTCTGACTGTGGGGTCGGAAAGTATGGCTTGTTTTATTTCCTCGCCTGTCTTTTCCCCGTTTTTGTCCGGCAATGACACAACTTTTAATTTCAGCCGTTGTCCGGTGATATCTTTGAGTGCATCTTCAATAATGCGTGCGTTTTTCCCAACGGACTCGGCAAGCACTGACATGCCGCCGTTAAAGCTTATTGTGAGCCCTGCATCGGTAAGACCGACAACTTTTGCCTCTGTCAGTTTGCACGCTATGAGACTGTCTTCGGCTTTAAGTTTTTCAATTACTTTATGCCATAATTCCAAGCTGCCGTTTGCTTCTTTTTTGTTGTTTGTCTGTTTATCTTCAGCGGATGATTTTGCCTGCGCCTTATGCTCAACTGCGAGTTTTGCGCTAATGCCTTTAACTGTGGTGCCTTCCAGCTTTTCCAAGAGATCATTGAGTGAAGTCATGCCTTTAACAAACGATGTGCGTAAAAGGCCGAGTTCAAGAGCATATCTCGGGTTCGCGGCAGTTTTTACCTCTGCCTCAAGTTTCATAAGCTGGCTCAGGAGCAGTGTCAGCTCTTCCATGCTGACCGTTGATGCCTGCTGACTCAGATGCTCCATTTCGGACTCTGTAAATTCAAGAAGCGCACCTGCTTTCCCGGATATTTTTACAACTGCTAAATTGCGGAAGTGCTCAACTATCTCTTTGACTACCGGTTTAAGATCATATCCCCTGTCAGAGAGGTCTTTTATGATGAAAAGATTCTCAGAGATATCGCCTTTTAGCGTTGCCTCTGAAAGTTTTAAAATTATGTCCGCCTCAGGCAGTCCAAGGAGCATTTGCAGTTCATTCTCGCCGACATCGTCGCTGAAGGAAGATGCCTGGTCCAGCATGGTAAGCGCATCCCTCATGCTTCCGTCTGCAGCCCTTGCTATCATCTCAAGCGCGGTATCATTTATATTTATATTTTCAGCCTTTGAAATCTGCTGTAAATGCTCTTTGATTTTTCCTCTCAGAACTTTCCGGAAGACATGATGCTGACACCGGGATAGGATTGTTGCTGGTATCTTTTTAGGCGCTGTAGTGGCAAAGATGAAAATGACGTGAGGCGGCGGCTCTTCAAGCGTTTTCAGCAGTGCATTAAATGCAGATTCTGACAGCATGTGAATTTCGTCTATGATGTATATTTTATACCTGCTGCCTGAAGGCGCGTATTTCACGGTTTCCCTCAGATCGCGCACATTATCAACCTGCGTGTTTGATGCGCCGTCAATCTCAAAGACATCAACAGATGAGCCGGTTGTTATTGACAGGCAGTCCGGGCATTTTCCGCAGGGTGAGGCAGTAGGTCCTTCGGCGCAGTTGAGGGCTTTTGCCAGAATCCTTGCGGCAGATGTCTTGCCGACCCCCCTCGGGCCTGAGAACAGATATGCATGGACGACCTTACCGCCTGTGATGGCGTTTTTCAGGGTTTTGACAAGCGTCTCCTGCCCTGTCAGTTCGTCAAAGCCCTGAGGTCTCCATTTCCTTGCAAGAACAAGATAACTCATATCAAATCAGTTAACAGTTGACAGTTGTCAGTGAACAGTGAATAGTTTTAAAATACATTTTAATTAAAAATTCCTTAACTCTTAACTTATAACTGTTAACAGTTAACTGTAGTTTAAGTCAGGCTTTCAGGTAATCCTGCGGCACACGGGGCAACTGCTTACCGTTGCTTCCTTCCGAACCTGGCGGAGTTTACAGCACCCTGTCGCACAGGGCCCAAAAGCCTGACAATTATTAAGACAGTGTCGGTGTCAGTTGTCAGTGTCAGTATACAGTAAAAACAACTAACTTTGAAATTTTATTATTATAATTTTCTAACTGTTCACTTGTCACTGTTCACTGATGTTCATGGCGGAGAGGGCGGGATTTGAACCCGCGAGACGCTATTAACGCCTACACGATTTCCAGTCGTGCTCCTTCGGCCGCTCGGACACCTCTCCGTTTAACTGCAGTAATCAGTGATCAGTAAAAACTAACTGCATTTAAAAAACAATCAGCAATATTTTCAACCGGTCACTCATCACTGATTTTTATGGCGGAAGGAGCAGGATTCGAACCTGCGTCCCGAATAAATCGGGAAACGGTTTTCGAGACCGCCGCATTCAACCGCTCTGCCATCCTTCCAATTTTTTTTAAGCCAATCTCTGCCTATGTGTCTGAGATAATTTCAAATTTCAAAATCCAAATTTCAAATAAAGATCAAATAAACAATAAGCAAATAATCATTTAAACTTTAACCTTCATTTGGCATTTGAGCTTTGTAATTTGACATTAATAAATTACAATGCCTGTAAAGATAAATATTAATCACTACAGATAATACCTATCTGCGTTTTTGAAAAAAATCCCTGAGTAATGCGGCGCATTCGTCCGCTAAAACACCTGAGACAACTTCAACCTGATGATTCAGCCTTTTGTCTGAAAGTATCCGGTAAAGGCTGTTGACTGCACCGCCCTTTTCATCCGCACACCCGTAAACAACCCTGCCAAGCCTTGCATTAACCATGGCCCCCGCACACATAACACAGGGCTCTTTGGTTACATAGAGGACTGCATCTGTCAAACGCCAGCTTTTAAGCAGGGAAGCCCCATCCCTGAGCGCTGTCAGCTCTGCATGCGCTGAAGGATCGTTTTCCGTCTCCCTCATATTGCAAGCCGATGTTATGACAATGTTGTTTTTTACAAGAACTGCACCGACTGGAACCTCATCCCTGAGAAATGCCTTCTGCGCCTCTGTCAGCGCAAGACGCATAAACCGCTCATCAGGATTTTTTTCAGGGAAACAGACAGGACAGTATTCCTCTCCGTAATCAAGGCTGCAGATATGACTGCATTCAGGACAACATATACAGTCTTTTACAGGCTTTTCGCATACAGCGCAAATTTCAGTCTGCATAAATTACTACA encodes:
- a CDS encoding SurA N-terminal domain-containing protein, with the translated sequence MLEIMRSHKFFSVFLLSVITGVIIVTFVFWGIGTQNQQVNSVLAEVEKEKITQEEYWRVFDNAERYYREQNKTEEEMKKLNLKDKVLNDLIDSKVLMIAANNMKIKVTEDELQQEIMNNPSFQKNGVFDKNVYLRTLELNRTTPAAYESSMMKELTLKKMQMLIGETAELSQDEIKVLEALQGEKTQLANAFLSIKRELLTKAYVEGLKRQMNIKINKDMIN
- a CDS encoding anhydro-N-acetylmuramic acid kinase; the protein is MKNILKVCRKSSRTILSLMSGTSHDGVDAVIARIVERNNQLKVRLLFHCPHPFTGALRTKILTAFSGTTKDICTLNFELGEVFADAALNCIKKAGLSPKDIDAIASHGQTVYHMPPEGRAGGSTLQIGESSVIAERTKIPVVSDFRTRDMAAGGHGAPLVPLADYILFHEEGAVKAVQNIGGIANLTVVPEKISKVMAFDTGPGMSLIDEAVKLLTNGRMHYDINGALAKKGKAIIPLLDELLSHPYFKKHSPKSTGRETFGKTMVKEIITNYGNASVEDILSTLTMFTALSIQRAYRDFVLPEFKVTEIILCGGGCKNKFLLMLLKDLLAPVMLMPVEKYGIPYKAKEALSFAILANETLSGRAGNIQGATGAKHPVILGKITP
- the tig gene encoding trigger factor; amino-acid sequence: MLQEVKEITPTTKKLRISIPQEVIEQEFVRAYDKLRASVKIPGFRAGKAPQAILEKKFAKDIEAQVMEKVVPEFYSNAIKEAGVSPVAYPSIDEKIEIVRSRPLSFTITVEVKPEMKNLSYEGIKLKEAVFSVEETEVDAAINAVQEDRALFKVSEDAISDGDMAIIDCDAFIDGVSVNELSVKDYPFVVHTAHVVKDEDEEINKKLNDALSGKKKGDAVDLKVHFNASHPNKTIAGKEVLLKAVITEVKKKFVPEMDDEFIKSFGCGDMDELKKKVHDDLFKKKKNQADMIYKKELLNALISSNDFEAPSSMVENELEALVQNAKQNAGQKGETPKGDDELRQAFKQTARDNVKGVLILEAIGNKEKIEVMEEDQNRYINELAVIYKIQPEEVKKLFFAKDGSLDGMKSRLGAEKVLDFVLEKAVIAP
- a CDS encoding pantoate--beta-alanine ligase → MQIIKTIKDMQALSRNFIAGGKTIGFVPTMGALHEGHLSLVKYSKRENDVTAVSIFVNPVQFGHGEDFNRYPRDIEGDLGKLSTFDVDAVFIPEADEIYPQGFSTLINVGRIGEKLCGASRPSHFNGVATVVSKLFNIVMPHKAYFGQKDFQQTVVIKKLAKELNFDIDIVVCPTMREADGLAMSSRNNYLNPAERKAALVLYDALKRGKSFIDSGVKDVSFIREALTDLINSEPPATIDYVEIVEPESLEKIETVKLPAVLCLAVKIGATRLIDNMVFTP
- the recR gene encoding recombination protein RecR, coding for MSNGIVENLINAFTKLPGIGRKTAQRLSFFIMGMPPDEVKSIARALLEIKEKARFCSLCFNITEEEICAICSDSTRDKSRICVVEEPSNLIVIERTKTYKGLYHVLLGALSPIDGVTPEKLKITELIDRIKTSGEVAEVIIATNPNTKGETTAQYLSQVLKPLGIKTTRIAQGLPIGGDIEFADEVTIAKALEGRKEMTDKN
- a CDS encoding YbaB/EbfC family nucleoid-associated protein, whose translation is MSKKMFGDIMKQAQKMQQEMGKIQEEAKKKTVEASSGGGMVTVTASGAMEIVSIKIEKNVVNPDDIEMLQDLIAAAVNEALRRAQNMVAEDMSKLTGGLQIPGMGGLFGQ
- the dnaX gene encoding DNA polymerase III subunit gamma/tau encodes the protein MSYLVLARKWRPQGFDELTGQETLVKTLKNAITGGKVVHAYLFSGPRGVGKTSAARILAKALNCAEGPTASPCGKCPDCLSITTGSSVDVFEIDGASNTQVDNVRDLRETVKYAPSGSRYKIYIIDEIHMLSESAFNALLKTLEEPPPHVIFIFATTAPKKIPATILSRCQHHVFRKVLRGKIKEHLQQISKAENININDTALEMIARAADGSMRDALTMLDQASSFSDDVGENELQMLLGLPEADIILKLSEATLKGDISENLFIIKDLSDRGYDLKPVVKEIVEHFRNLAVVKISGKAGALLEFTESEMEHLSQQASTVSMEELTLLLSQLMKLEAEVKTAANPRYALELGLLRTSFVKGMTSLNDLLEKLEGTTVKGISAKLAVEHKAQAKSSAEDKQTNNKKEANGSLELWHKVIEKLKAEDSLIACKLTEAKVVGLTDAGLTISFNGGMSVLAESVGKNARIIEDALKDITGQRLKLKVVSLPDKNGEKTGEEIKQAILSDPTVRNTLELFNGKLLKIKPLNGSE
- the tadA gene encoding tRNA adenosine(34) deaminase TadA, yielding MQTEICAVCEKPVKDCICCPECSHICSLDYGEEYCPVCFPEKNPDERFMRLALTEAQKAFLRDEVPVGAVLVKNNIVITSACNMRETENDPSAHAELTALRDGASLLKSWRLTDAVLYVTKEPCVMCAGAMVNARLGRVVYGCADEKGGAVNSLYRILSDKRLNHQVEVVSGVLADECAALLRDFFQKRR